caaataacTAGCACACCTGATGCCACGGTGTCCTGCTAGCTCGCAAGGTCTTTTCCCAATTTTTAAATACAAACTTAATTTTATGCATTTTTGTTAGCTAAAACTTAAGTTGGTTAATTTTACAAAAAGAACCGAAAataggtaatcatgtaatttcgtttttttatttttgtttttttgtttgtttttgttttttgttttttgttttttgttttttgttttttttccttccgTTGTCCAAAGGGGTAAAACAGcagttggaacttggaactGAATTCGGGTTGTCGTTGGATCTTATGTGGATTGGACTTAGGAGTAGTATTTATgattatattataatttatcATAGATACGGTAGTATCTTATATATCCAACCCTATATATAATACTCCTACGCTCCCTCTTCACAAACAGCAGCTTCCAAAATTTCATACTCTCTTCCTCAAACCCTCCTCAACACCCATCAGAACTAGCGGCGGCGCCCCATACTCTCTCCCTCAAACCCTCGGCTCTCTATTACATCTGTGAGAACCCTCAACTCCCATCAGAACTAGCGGCGGAGCCTCATACTCTCTCCCTCAAACTCTCACTATTACTTCTGTGAGAAGTAGCAGCGGAGCACAGTGGATCGTGAGCGGCACGGACCAACGTAGACTGCAACCTAGACAGTGGGGCAGCGGAAAAAAGGTTTTTTAAACCTCTCTCTCCATTTGaaaaaatcctttttctttttttctcctctgtttttctttcatATCTCTCCGATTTAGATCTGAAAAGTCATTGTTTCTCTTTCATATCTCTCCGATTTAGATCTGAAAAGTATTTCTTTCTCTGATTTTCTATTTACATCTGAAAATTACTTCCTTTTTGCGGTTTCTTTCATCAGTTTAAGTGGAGTCTTCAACAAGGTTTCCATTCATTCAACTCTGAAACGAGTGTGAGGCTATAATTCCAATCTTATCTGAGTTCTTAACTTGGGAGTGGGAGggagttcaatttattttttaagtagaGTTCGAGTCAAACTTTATTTCGTTTTTAGAGCATGAAGTTTAGATTCCAGTTTTAGGATATGATATGATTAGGAGTTGTTTGTGCttgtttcttcctcctctccctgTTCCCTGTGTTCCAGGGGCACGTAGCTAatcattccctttttttttctggttgtaTCGATTCTAATTCTTCACCTAAAGTTATCTTCATCATCTGTTGTGATTGCCAATACCTAAATAGATCAGTTCAGAACAAAACTAGGTAATTATATTCAATAGTCTTCATTAATTTTTCACTACTCCCTTTTAATCGTGGGGTAGACAAGGGTGATTCGCTGACGTTTGGGCTTTGTGGAAGTATGCGATTGAAAAAGGCTGTTGTAGTTTcaaacttcatttaaaatttaagCAGTTGGATTGATTTGGTGTTTTTTCTATCCTCTTTTCCTAAAATTTGCAATCTtgggcttttctttttttttttgataaccaTTATTATTGTGTTAGTGGACTGAATATGACCATCAACATACAGAGGTTCAGTGATATTGGATGAAACTGTTGCAGCCTTAAAGGGATataattccatatttgatttagATTCTAAAAAAACGTACTTACCTTCTGCTGTAACAGTGGTAGCAGCTTGCACTTCACTTGATGATTAAACTATGTAGGATCCTTTTGGACTCCTTTGAAAAAGAGTCCTAGAATTTTTGAAGATCTGCAATCTTTGTGCTGCATCgagtttttcttgtgttttttacaTTCTCATGGCTTCTTCGTTGTTGATTGAGAAGTGTTCAAAAATAATTGATTGTAGCTTGAATATTGATTGTTGCATGATATCTTGATTCAAACAAACTCTGTCCTATAATTGATTCTGAGATTGGAATGGATGGTTTCATTGTACTATATAGGTAGTTGagacttggaattgacacccctacttctgGTGATCTGCCAAAGAGAACCCTCTGCAATGGCAATGATGGACGATAATATGAATATGGGGTTCACCCATCCTTCGATTATCTATCTTCTCTGATTTTTAAGTAAAACAAAAAGACTTTTCatcataaagaaaagaaaagaaaaataataataataataataataatatagaatgacaataatagtaataataataataaagaatgaCATAATTGTTTGTAGGGTATTTTACTCCAAGGATTGATTCTAGATTGATTATCTCTTGAGATTGATGATGCATTAACACTTTTATCCATTTATGGGTTGAAATTTAGGAATAAATTAGGAATAAATTTGGCCTTGTGGTACTGACTATATGCATGTGCTCTTTGTGCTTGCTTACATTTCTTGTCTTATCACAAATAAAAATCGTAAAAAGTCAAAACTTTTGGAAAGATATTTGTATGACAAGTTTATGTTTGCTTTTCTCCCCCCACCTTTTTGCGagatttcttttatattttgttattaaCTTTGctcttttattgttttcttatAGTTTCTTTTTCGACTGTCTATTTGTCACTACCTTATTTGCACGAGACAAGGAAGGATATGGGAAACTGGGCCGAACTTTGTAGTGACATTCTAAGACTGATTGTGGATCAGTTTTCGAAAATCGAAGATATTGCTCATTTTGGTGGAGTTTGCCGGCCATGGCGATCAGTTTCAGTTGAGAAGTGGCACTTCTCTATTGTTGATCCCTGGTTGATGCTTGCAGAGAAGGAAGATAGTGATGAACGTGGCTTCTACAGTCTCTCCACCAAAAAGGTTTACCACATAAACTTGCCAGAAACCCAGGGTAGGAAGTGTTGGTCCTCATATGGTTGGTTGATAACTTTAGGGCTTGATTTGGAGATGCACTTATTAAATCCCTTTTCTCGATCTCGGGTTACAATTCGGTTTCCACCTCCACTAGGACTTCCCAATCAATACGAGCCTGGAATAGACCCAGAATTTTTCCGTCGAACTTTTATTGATAAAGTGATATTCTCCTCGAGACCATCTGTCCCTTGTGAAGATGACAAAAAATGCGTGGTTATGGGGATATTTTCTGAATGGGGGAAATTAGCTTTCTTGAGAATGGGAGATGAAGTTTGGACTCATGTATGCACACCCAAAGCTGGTTTTCATGACATTGTCTATTTGAATGGTCAATTCTATGCTTTTAGTAGAAAAGGAAAATTGGTAATGGTTGACATATCTTGTCCTGATCCAAAGACGATTGAGATTGCTGGATTACCAGAGGGTCGTAACGCTGCTGGGCAGTTTTATCTTGTGGAATCAGTAGGAGAACTTTTTATGCTTGCACGAAGTGTTTATATGGGCTATGTGGGCTATTATGAGGGAGACGAGGACGAGGACGAGTCTTACATTTATGAAACAGATGAGTTTGAGGTTTACAAGTTTAATTTTGATAACATGAATTGGACATTGGTGAAGAACTTGGACAACCGTGCGATTTTTGTGGGTGTTAATGCTTCCTTTGCCATCTTTCCCTCTAACCATTCAGGATGCGAACCCAATTGTATCTATTTCACTGATGATAATTCATATGGTCTTATGAAAGATAGTCGTCTAGAAGGAGGAGCTGGTAAGGACATGGGAGTGTTTCGGATGGAGACTGGGAAAGTGGATTATCATTATAAGGTTCCGGACATGCTAAGTCGTATTTGTGCACCACTTTGGATTTGTCCTTCTCCATAACTTGTATTTTTGCACCTCTTTGGAATTGTTCTTCTCTATAGAGGAAAAAACTTGTATTTGTGCACCTCTTTGGATTTGTCGTTCTATAGtggataatttattttttacttataAATATTGTTTGAAGAagtaaaattgttttttttattttttcataaatcTTTGAATGGATTGATGAGTCAGTATCATATCAATTGCTGGTATTGATTGAAAGGGTTACCTAAGAGATTATTAGATTATCCATAGCAAATGAATTATCCATAATTTCATATGGAGCTCCAAATATATGCTATTGGGATGGGATATTCTATACCTGATATGCCTGCTAAGGATAACGTTCCAATGCTCTCTTGTGTCTTCTAATTGTCTACGGTAGAATTTTTACCCCGTGTGTTTGTCCAGTAGCATCATCTAATAAGGTGTGGGGCGATTGAAAAAAcaggaaaacaaatttttgtttAATCATGGAGGTAAGAATCCagcgaattttttttttttacccaaagaATATTTGTTTAATTATGAAAGCCTTGCACacacatggtttcaagtattggtatcgtattAGCCGTATTGTAGTAGTATTGGTTGAAATCAATCTCCAATCCTGGATCAATCCAGATCGGTTACCCGTATcttttcaagggtaaaatagtaagaaaaacatattttttttctgaaaaacaagGGGCATGTTCACACGCCTGGGGTGAGCGCTACCTTGAGCTCAGCCAAGGGAACTTGAAGCAGAAACACTGGAAAGAGGTTGCCTGATTTTGTTAGGGTTTGAAACGGAACAGATTGTTCAAATCTTATCAAACACCTTgttttccatttctgtttccttgtcatttcttgaaacaaaaacggcaaaaacgttatcaaac
This portion of the Macadamia integrifolia cultivar HAES 741 unplaced genomic scaffold, SCU_Mint_v3 scaffold2506, whole genome shotgun sequence genome encodes:
- the LOC122066630 gene encoding putative F-box protein At5g55150 → MGNWAELCSDILRLIVDQFSKIEDIAHFGGVCRPWRSVSVEKWHFSIVDPWLMLAEKEDSDERGFYSLSTKKVYHINLPETQGRKCWSSYGWLITLGLDLEMHLLNPFSRSRVTIRFPPPLGLPNQYEPGIDPEFFRRTFIDKVIFSSRPSVPCEDDKKCVVMGIFSEWGKLAFLRMGDEVWTHVCTPKAGFHDIVYLNGQFYAFSRKGKLVMVDISCPDPKTIEIAGLPEGRNAAGQFYLVESVGELFMLARSVYMGYVGYYEGDEDEDESYIYETDEFEVYKFNFDNMNWTLVKNLDNRAIFVGVNASFAIFPSNHSGCEPNCIYFTDDNSYGLMKDSRLEGGAGKDMGVFRMETGKVDYHYKVPDMLSRICAPLWICPSP